The Glycine soja cultivar W05 chromosome 8, ASM419377v2, whole genome shotgun sequence genome has a window encoding:
- the LOC114423668 gene encoding monocopper oxidase-like protein SKU5 isoform X1 produces the protein MPSLPSSWFFTTLLLCFFLHVTFAGDPYVFYDWTVSYTSASPLGVKQKVIGINGQFPGPTLNVTTNWNVVVNVKNNLDEPLLLTWNGIQHRKNSWQDGVSGTNCPIPAGWNWTYEFQVKDQIGSFFYFPSLNFQRAAGGYGGIIINNRPVIPVPFGLPDGDITIFLSDWYTRSHKELRKDVEDGIDLGVPDGVLINGLGPYRYDENLVPNGISYRIINVEPGKTYRLRVHNVGISASLNFRIQNHNLLLVETEGSYTVQQNYTNMDIHVGQSYSFLVTMDQNASTDYYIVASPRFVNSSWAGATGVAILHYSNSQGPASGPLPSLLGEDDPSFSINQARSIRWNVSAGAARPNPQGSFKYGDITVTDVYVILNRPPELINGKWRTTLNGISYLPPPTPLKLVQQFNILGVYKIDFPNRLMNRPPKVDTSLINGTYRGFMEIIFQNNDTTVQSYHLDGYAFFVVGMDFGVWTENSRSTYNKWDGVARCTTQVFPGAWTAILVSLDNAGIWNLRAENLNSWYLGQEVYVHVVNPEKDNNENTLPDNAIFCGLLSSLQKDQSHKFQFSVGSPFCSTSIILLFMLFLALLESLFWYVEC, from the exons ATGCCGTCATTGCCTTCTTCTTGGTTCTTCACAACGCTTCTACTATGCTTCTTCTTACATGTTACTTTTGCAGGTGACCCTTATGTTTTCTATGATTGGACCGTGTCCTACACCTCAGCCTCCCCACTTGGAGTTAAACAGAAG GTAATTGGGATCAATGGACAATTTCCAGGACCAACTCTGAATGTCACCACAAACTGGAATGTAGTTGTCAATGTCAAGAATAATCTTGATGAACCATTACTTCTAACATG GAATGGTATACAACATAGGAAAAACTCTTGGCAGGATGGAGTTTCAGGAACTAATTGTCCAATTCCAGCAGGTTGGAATTGGACATATGAGTTTCAAGTTAAAGATCAGATAGGGAGTTTTTTCTACTTCCCTTCCCTAAATTTCCAGAGGGCTGCAGGAGGATATGGAGGAATCATCATAAATAACCGACCAGTTATTCCTGTTCCTTTTGGATTACCAGATGGAGATATTACCATATTTTTGAGTGATTGGTACACCAGGAGTCATAAg GAACTCAGGAAAGATGTTGAAGATGGGATTGACCTTGGAGTCCCTGATGGTGTGCTTATTAATGGACTAGGTCCTTATCGCTACGATGAAAATCTTGTCCCAAACGGCATTTCTTACCGAATAATAAATGTGGAACCAG GGAAAACATATCGCCTGCGTGTTCACAATGTTGGTATCTCAGCAAGCTTGAATTTTAGGATACAAAATCACAACTTGCTTCTGGTGGAGACTGAAGGATCATACACAGTTCAGCAAAACTACACAAACATGGATATTCATGTGGGTCAGTCATATTCATTTTTGGTTACAATGGATCAAAATGCCAGCACTGATTACTATATTGTTGCCAGTCCTCGGTTTGTTAATTCATCGTGGGCTGGTGCTACTGGAGTTGCCATTTTGCACTACTCCAATTCTCAGGGACCTGCTTCAGGCCCTCTTCCCAGTCTTTTGGGTGAAGACGATCCTTCATTTTCGATAAATCAAGCAAGATCAATAAG GTGGAATGTGTCTGCTGGTGCTGCACGTCCAAATCCACAGGGTTCCTTCAAATATGGTGATATTACTGTGACAGATGTATATGTTATTCTTAATAGACCTCCAGAGCTTATAAATGGAAAATGGCGAACTACCCTTAATGGTATATCATATTTACCACCTCCAACACCCCTGAAGCTTGTGCAACAATTTAACATTCTAGGGGTGTACAAGATTGATTTTCCAAATAGATTGATGAACAGACCCCCAAAAGTTGATACTTCTCTGATTAATGGAACTTACAGAGGTTTTATGGAAATAATCTTTCAAAACAATGACACCACAGTCCAGAGCTACCATTTGGATGGCTATGCATTCTTTGTTGTTGG CATGGATTTTGGAGTATGGACAGAAAATAGCAGAAGTACTTATAATAAGTGGGATGGTGTGGCTCGCTGCACTACACAG GTCTTTCCTGGTGCTTGGACAGCCATTTTGGTATCTCTTGACAACGCCGGTATTTGGAACCTTCGTGCAGAGAACCTCAACTCGTGGTATCTGGGCCAAGAAGTTTATGTGCATGTTGTAAACCCAGAGAAAGACAACAATGAAAATACTTTGCCTGACAATGCAATTTTCTGTGGCTTACTTTCTTCCCTTCAAAA
- the LOC114423668 gene encoding monocopper oxidase-like protein SKU5 isoform X2 yields the protein MPSLPSSWFFTTLLLCFFLHVTFAGDPYVFYDWTVSYTSASPLGVKQKVIGINGQFPGPTLNVTTNWNVVVNVKNNLDEPLLLTWNGIQHRKNSWQDGVSGTNCPIPAGWNWTYEFQVKDQIGSFFYFPSLNFQRAAGGYGGIIINNRPVIPVPFGLPDGDITIFLSDWYTRSHKELRKDVEDGIDLGVPDGVLINGLGPYRYDENLVPNGISYRIINVEPGKTYRLRVHNVGISASLNFRIQNHNLLLVETEGSYTVQQNYTNMDIHVGQSYSFLVTMDQNASTDYYIVASPRFVNSSWAGATGVAILHYSNSQGPASGPLPSLLGEDDPSFSINQARSIRWNVSAGAARPNPQGSFKYGDITVTDVYVILNRPPELINGKWRTTLNGISYLPPPTPLKLVQQFNILGVYKIDFPNRLMNRPPKVDTSLINGTYRGFMEIIFQNNDTTVQSYHLDGYAFFVVGMDFGVWTENSRSTYNKWDGVARCTTQLLMDLESLIRIPF from the exons ATGCCGTCATTGCCTTCTTCTTGGTTCTTCACAACGCTTCTACTATGCTTCTTCTTACATGTTACTTTTGCAGGTGACCCTTATGTTTTCTATGATTGGACCGTGTCCTACACCTCAGCCTCCCCACTTGGAGTTAAACAGAAG GTAATTGGGATCAATGGACAATTTCCAGGACCAACTCTGAATGTCACCACAAACTGGAATGTAGTTGTCAATGTCAAGAATAATCTTGATGAACCATTACTTCTAACATG GAATGGTATACAACATAGGAAAAACTCTTGGCAGGATGGAGTTTCAGGAACTAATTGTCCAATTCCAGCAGGTTGGAATTGGACATATGAGTTTCAAGTTAAAGATCAGATAGGGAGTTTTTTCTACTTCCCTTCCCTAAATTTCCAGAGGGCTGCAGGAGGATATGGAGGAATCATCATAAATAACCGACCAGTTATTCCTGTTCCTTTTGGATTACCAGATGGAGATATTACCATATTTTTGAGTGATTGGTACACCAGGAGTCATAAg GAACTCAGGAAAGATGTTGAAGATGGGATTGACCTTGGAGTCCCTGATGGTGTGCTTATTAATGGACTAGGTCCTTATCGCTACGATGAAAATCTTGTCCCAAACGGCATTTCTTACCGAATAATAAATGTGGAACCAG GGAAAACATATCGCCTGCGTGTTCACAATGTTGGTATCTCAGCAAGCTTGAATTTTAGGATACAAAATCACAACTTGCTTCTGGTGGAGACTGAAGGATCATACACAGTTCAGCAAAACTACACAAACATGGATATTCATGTGGGTCAGTCATATTCATTTTTGGTTACAATGGATCAAAATGCCAGCACTGATTACTATATTGTTGCCAGTCCTCGGTTTGTTAATTCATCGTGGGCTGGTGCTACTGGAGTTGCCATTTTGCACTACTCCAATTCTCAGGGACCTGCTTCAGGCCCTCTTCCCAGTCTTTTGGGTGAAGACGATCCTTCATTTTCGATAAATCAAGCAAGATCAATAAG GTGGAATGTGTCTGCTGGTGCTGCACGTCCAAATCCACAGGGTTCCTTCAAATATGGTGATATTACTGTGACAGATGTATATGTTATTCTTAATAGACCTCCAGAGCTTATAAATGGAAAATGGCGAACTACCCTTAATGGTATATCATATTTACCACCTCCAACACCCCTGAAGCTTGTGCAACAATTTAACATTCTAGGGGTGTACAAGATTGATTTTCCAAATAGATTGATGAACAGACCCCCAAAAGTTGATACTTCTCTGATTAATGGAACTTACAGAGGTTTTATGGAAATAATCTTTCAAAACAATGACACCACAGTCCAGAGCTACCATTTGGATGGCTATGCATTCTTTGTTGTTGG CATGGATTTTGGAGTATGGACAGAAAATAGCAGAAGTACTTATAATAAGTGGGATGGTGTGGCTCGCTGCACTACACAG CTTCTCATGGATCTGGAATCATTAATAAGAATTCCCTTTTAA
- the LOC114423877 gene encoding uncharacterized protein At4g29660-like, translating into MASYLWRKYADYLYTKWEKTFLWDMVEPYRRPKSFTPLVTIYMAAFYSGVIGAAITEQLYKEKYWEEHPGKAVPLMRPKFYGGPWRVMGGNEPPSE; encoded by the exons ATGGCAAGCTACCTGTGGAGAAAATATGCAGATTATTTGTACACAAAGTGGGAAAAAACCTTTCTTTGGGACATGGTGGAACCTTACAGAAGGCCCAAATCCTTTACTCCATTGGTCACTATTTACATGGCTGCTTTCTACTCTGGAGTCATTGGTGCTGCCATCACTGAGCAACTCTACAAg GAAAAGTACTGGGAAGAGCACCCTGGGAAAGCAGTGCCTCTCATGAGACCAAAGTTTTATGGGGGTCCTTGGAGGGTCATGGGCGGTAATGAACCCCCATCCGAATGA